DNA sequence from the Candidatus Schekmanbacteria bacterium genome:
CCAACTATCAAGAGTCCTTACAAAAATTTAATGACTTCATAAAGAAATTTCCCAATAGCGAGTATGTCCCAAATGCAATGTATTGGATAGGTGAGTGTTATTATTCTCAGGGGAAATATAAAGAAGCCATAGCCGAATTCGGTAAACTCATAAAAAAATTTCCCTCTTCATCAAAGGCGCCGGCAGCTTATTTGAAAATTGGTTATTCCTTCCTTAAAAATAATGATAAAAAGTCTGCTTTAAATGCATTTCGTGTCACTATCGATAAATTTCCGGGAACAAAAGAAGCAGAAAATGCAAAAAAGATGATTATGGAAAATCAGGAAAGAAAATAGGTTATTGAGATACCGGCTTCATCAATTGGCCGCAACAGTATATTTTTCCGCTTCCTACTTTTAATATTTCTACTTCTCTTTTGCAGATATTACAGCGCAGACGCATTCCAACTTTATATTTTATTTCATTATTATTATTCATATTCATCATGTATATTCTTTACTTTCATTTCTTCATTACAACATATCAAA
Encoded proteins:
- a CDS encoding desulfoferrodoxin codes for the protein MNNNNEIKYKVGMRLRCNICKREVEILKVGSGKIYCCGQLMKPVSQ